In one window of Eleutherodactylus coqui strain aEleCoq1 chromosome 10, aEleCoq1.hap1, whole genome shotgun sequence DNA:
- the DOLK gene encoding dolichol kinase yields MVNKLLVAESLVVFCIVLSVHTVVWDRFSWCALALAVQAFYVQHKWDRLIQSGGAVFQYRSSANSGLLPASMIIPLLGIVIRERCKSSGNVYFERYGVVVSATGMALAYFLSIIALGITKPVPKNTCIVSGAAGCAILYTMKNSLAVSEIIEVLEVLLIFVYLSMILLYLMPRCFTPGEALLVLGGLSFVLNQLIKRSLSTVGGKGDPADYLLLVTLVALVVLGVIFAALFLFMDSSTWTSSLFFYMMTAVLGLGIFMPWLQFLIKRHPLFWLVEFLLQSSTRLYLLGYWVILVLSACAVVLYQNSKRTLDSKKLQVSTVTRKYFHLLVVATYIPGIIYDTQLLFVASVACFAVFVLLEYVRYFRIKPLGQTLRNLLTLFLDERDSGPLILTHIYLLLGMSLPVWLFPRLCASSLSSPSTLLPYCGVLAVGVGDTVASVCGSTLGEIKWPGTKKTFEGTMMSIFAQIIAVALILIFDANVNMNSGYVWLLGSITLVSLLEAFTTQIDNLLLPLYLHILLMI; encoded by the coding sequence ATGGTGAATAAGCTCTTGGTGGCGGAGTCTCTGGTGGTGTTCTGCATTGTCCTGAGCGTCCATACTGTGGTGTGGGACCGCTTCTCCTGGTGCGCCTTGGCGCTGGCTGTGCAGGCTTTCTACGTGCAGCACAAATGGGACAGATTAATCCAGTCTGGCGGCGCCGTATTTCAGTACAGATCATCTGCCAACAGCGGACTGCTTCCAGCCAGCATGATCATTCCTCTGCTGGGCATCGTGATAAGGGAGAGGTGTAAATCTTCTGGCAACGTGTATTTTGAACGGTACGGAGTAGTCGTATCTGCCACGGGGATGGCCTTAGCCTACTTCCTCTCCATAATCGCACTAGGGATCACCAAACCTGTACCCAAAAACACCTGCATAGTGTCCGGCGCTGCCGGCTGTGCCATACTGTACACCATGAAGAATTCTCTGGCCGTGTCCGAAATCATTGAGGTCCTAGAGGTGCTGCTCATCTTTGTCTACCTTAGCATGATTCTGCTATACCTGATGCCACGCTGCTTCACTCCTGGAGAAGCCTTGCTTGTCCTCGGTGGGCTCAGCTTTGTCCTTAACCAGCTTATCAAACGTTCTTTGAGTACCGTGGGCGGCAAAGGCGATCCCGCCGATTACCTGCTGCTGGTCACCCTGGTGGCGTTGGTCGTCCTCGGCGTCATTTTCGCAGCCTTGTTCCTTTTCATGGATTCTTCTACCTGGACCTCCTCCTTATTTTTCTACATGATGACGGCCGTGTTGGGTCTGGGAATCTTCATGCCGTGGCTGCAGTTCCTTATCAAGAGGCACCCACTCTTCTGGCTCGTGGAGTTCCTTCTGCAGAGCAGCACACGGCTCTATCTCCTGGGCTACTGGGTGATCCTTGTTCTATCCGCTTGCGCCGTTGTTCTCTACCAGAACTCTAAGCGGACTCTGGATTCCAAGAAGCTTCAAGTGTCCACAGTGACTCGCAAGTACTTCCACTTACTTGTAGTGGCCACCTACATACCCGGTATCATATACGATACGCAGCTACTCTTTGTCGCCTCCGTGGCTTGTTTTGCCGTCTTTGTGTTACTAGAATACGTTCGCTACTTCCGAATTAAACCGCTAGGGCAGACGTTACGGAACCTGTTGACGCTCTTCTTGGACGAGAGGGACAGCGGTCCGCTGATTCTTACGCACATTTACCTGCTCCTAGGGATGTCTCTTCCGGTTTGGCTTTTTCCAAGACTTTGTGCTTCTTCTTTATCCAGTCCTTCTACTCTGCTCCCCTATTGCGGGGTTCTAGCTGTAGGAGTAGGGGACACCGTAGCATCGGTTTGTGGTAGTACCTTGGGCGAGATTAAATGGCCTGGTACCAAGAAGACATTTGAAGGCACCATGATGTCTATATTTGCCCAGATCATCGCGGTCGCCTTGATTCTTATCTTTGACGCTAATGTGAACATGAACAGCGGCTACGTGTGGTTATTGGGATCCATCACTTTGGTGTCACTACTAGAAGCTTTTACTACACAGATAGACAATTTGCTGCTGCCGCTTTACCTGCACATCCTGCTGATGATCTGA